The sequence GAACCGAAAGATGGTTCCCTATTCCGCTCATGGTAAGCTTGCTGTGATACGACAAAGCACCCAGAGTATACAAAGTTTGCGGAGACAGATTTGTTTTAGTTCGAAGCCCTTTGATAAATATCCGCTTCAAAATTGGAACAATATGAGCCAGATTTTCCGCAACGGAATCTATTTCACTGTTCTGTTTTTCCATCTTATTTCAAATTTGAATTATTACTATCGAATAACGGTTACAAATTTATAACTATTATCACTTCAAAACAATTAAGAAACTGTTATAATTATATAATGCAACTCACAAACACAACAACACACTAACAACTATTTGTAAATATGAATTTTACGAAACAAAACAACATACACGCCCCATCTCCAATTAATACAAAGAGCCCTTCAGACATTCATCCGAAGAGCTCTTTTTTAACAAAATTAATTCTGTTTTATTCCAAAAACAATCGTCAATATTCAGTTTTATCCAATTTTTCCGTCCATTCACGAAAAGCCAGTATCGCTTCGTCAGCCAGCATTTGTGTCATGTGCAACTGCCTTTTGTCCGGACTCAAATCGAGTTCCCGATAAATAAACGAGTCGTCAAAACCTATATCATGAGCATCTGTTTTGGTATTTCCGTAAAACAATTTATCGAGGTGTGCCCAGTAAATAGCTCCTAGGCACATAGGACACGGCTCGCAGGAACTGTATATCACGCAACCTGACAAATCAAAAGCATTGAGTTTACCGGCAGCCTCCCTGATGGCAACGATTTCGGCATGTGCAGTAGGATCATGATGCTTTGTAACGCAGTTTGAACCTTCAGCAATGATCACCCCCTCCTTTACTATCAGAGCTCCAAACGGACCTCCGCCACTCTTCACACTCGCGCGCGACAGCTCTATAGCTCTA comes from Paludibacter jiangxiensis and encodes:
- a CDS encoding nucleoside deaminase codes for the protein MDNEDILFMRRAIELSRASVKSGGGPFGALIVKEGVIIAEGSNCVTKHHDPTAHAEIVAIREAAGKLNAFDLSGCVIYSSCEPCPMCLGAIYWAHLDKLFYGNTKTDAHDIGFDDSFIYRELDLSPDKRQLHMTQMLADEAILAFREWTEKLDKTEY